TTCACCATTAACACCTTCGATTTCGGAACTTAGAGTCTCAGGAGGCTCCATGATGAGAAATCGCCGGAGATGTGAGAGGAGTTGACCGAGAGAGCTTCCCGCCGGTAATAGCTTGGTGATTCGCCGGAGGGAGGAGGCGTCAACGGCTGAGTCGTCGAGAGACAAGATCAAATTGAGATTTAGGTTTCGCTTTCTAGATCGCACGAAGAGGGGCGCGTGGGCGCGTTCAAAATGGTTTATTAATTGGCTTTTTTCTACTTACTTTCTCACTtccttttctatattttaacaGTAACCTTAACAATCAGCCGTCTTCATAGTTATTAATTGGTTTGATCCAATGCCTCTTACACTAAACCCTAGTCTACTTTTGTTTCACTTATCCTCTTCCAAAACTACATGAAGTAGTAATCAAAACAAACTGATGGAGAAGTTTTACTCTTCTAAGGACAAATGTGCCTTCTCTTTGCGTTGTTTCCTTCATAGTTCACTTGGCTTTGCTCCAACGTTACTTACATGGGTAATCAGAACAAATGGAAAAGTTTGAATTCTTTTGTGAACAAATTTGATTTCTGTTTTTGTCATTGTCATCTTGGTTCCCAAACCTAAAAGcatttctttttggttttaagAACATGATATGTAAGTGTATTTTTGAAGCTCCTTCTTGTAATGACAGTTGAGTTCAAGCCCGTATGAGAATACAGAAGTGGAAACATTCAACTCATCTCTTATTACATCAGGTtcgttcttcttctcctttctaACTTATCCATTCAAAAGAATTTAATTATCCATTTAAAACACAGTAAAGATCTTCTTGAAACTtggttttaatttgtttacaCAGTGAATAAGAACCGACATAGAGTCATCTAAGCTCGCGTTTGTGTCATCGGCTAGTGCATTTGAGAAATGGACAAGCTTGACAGGTCTTTTAGGACAGCTTAAGGGAATCTGATTGGCTACCAATTGTTTACTTTTCTGTTGTCGTCTTGTGTATTTTTCTACATATTGTCAACAAAAGAATAGAGATAAAGGAAAGCAAACCTTTGAAATTTCATCCTCTTAACATCTTTGGTTATCATTCTTTATTCATACTAAGCCAAACCACTTTCTTCAACACTCCAGTAACAATTGTTATATCaaaatgaaatcttttaaaCCGGAATGGGAAAGCCATAGACTGAACCGGTAATAACCAAGCGTCAAGAGATGTCATGTTACTAGATGAAGCTTGCTTGACTATAAGGTGGCAGTTTGAGTAATTTGGCAGTTACTACAGACTTGTTTGATCTTTTCTCTGATGACATTAAATCCTTTATctagaagaataaaaaaaacttcatcATTATAACCAAATGtgaaaacaaatatacaaacgTTAATCAGTCCAATTCAACTTTGAAAAATCATCCAACTGCAGACTAGTCAATATTGATGGCGACGGTCTTGTAGTGGCGTTATTTAtctgttaaataatattatagcaTTAATGAGAATGCACAAAATGCTCTGCTTTTTACTTGTATAAATACATCACTACTTGGTGTCTTATTTAATCACCTTCACCTTCACCTTCAACATCAAACACATCTCTAAACTTGTTTCTTTGTAATTAAATCAATGGCAGCTATCAAAGTTTTCGGACACCCTGCCTCCGCTCCCACCATGAGAGTCGTCCTCGCCCTTCACGAGAAAAACCTCGACTTTGAGTTCGTTCATGTCGACCTCATGGGAGGTGAACACAAGAAAGAGGCTTTCCTAGCCCGCAACGTAAGTATATCTATCTGTGTTGTTGTGAGACAAGACGAACACTCAGGACCGggcaaaaaaattaaagctcttataattaatgtttatttttattttttgaacttttaaaagtttattagtaatttttttttgtaaatttcatgaaaaaaacaaaactatacaCATATAAAATATCTTGGGCCCTTTTCAATctaattaatcaaattttatttttgtataaaaaattatgtatattataaaaaattgagCTACTTAACAACTAAGATTAAGTGAGGAGCTTGTCCCCTAATTAGCTGCCTATGTCAACAATTTAGATCAATCTGGTCTAAATATTGAACTTTTTGCGTTTGATTGATATTGCAGCCTTTTGGTCAAGTTCCGGCCTTTGAAGATGGAGACCTCAAGCTTTTTGGTACGAACGTTTTCACGGATCATCTCAAATATGATTTGACAATAtacataaagaagaagaagaaacattcaCTAACatgatttgtttcttttgtgtAGAATCAAGAGCTATTACTCAATACATAGCTCACCGATACGAAGGCCAAGGAACCAACCTTCTCCCGGCAGACTCCAAGAACATAGCTCACTACGCAATCATGGCCATTGGAATGCAAGTAGAAGCTCACCAGTTCGAGCCAGTGGCTGCAAAGCTTGTTTCTGAACAAGTATTTAAGCTCAAGAAAGGCTTGACCACAGACCAAGCCGTTGTTGCCGAAGAGGAGGCTAAGTTAGCCAAGGTCCTAGACGTGTACGAGGCTCGGCTCAAGGAGTTCAAGTACTTGGCTGGTGACACTTTTACTTTGACCGATCTTCACCACATTCCTACGATTAAATACTTGCTTGGAACTCCCACCAAGAAGCTCTTCACCGAGCGTCCACGTGTCAACGAGTGGGTGGCTGAGATCACCAAGAGGCCAGCTTCCCAAAAGATCCTTCAGTGATAAGTTACTAAAAGGTTCTGCCTCAGTCACAGTAATAATGCTCAGAGTTAATAAGTGACTGCCCCATTCCCAATTTCTCAGTACTCTGTTTTTATTCTCAGTTATAACTAAGTGTGTGTTCTTGAGCGATATTTCTTGAATCATAAACTATCTAATCTTCAAGCTCTTCTATAATAAAAAGATTAGTTACTTATTTAATACAAAGGTTGCAATGTCTTGACTACAGAGTTACTGATCAGTGAGCACAAAGACTTTGTTTGATTAGTCTTTGCAAGTTTTTACTTTCTACCTTATTTTCTGAGATAAGTAGCTGCCCTAAGACTTTGAACGTTCTTATCCTTAAAAGACTCTATGCCTTGTGGGATCTGAAAATGACAAGACAACACAAATTCTGGAACTACTCacctctataaattacaaatattAGAGCAGCAAGTTTGTGTCTTTCATCATCAATGATGGATTTATCTTTTGACTCGATAAACAAAATAGTAAAGAgtagcatctccaatgtacacctctatattttcctctaaaatagaaatcTCTATTATATAGttgaaaatgctccaatgtatgcctttataatagtataatagagttcctctatttatagagttcctctattttaaaagaaaatataaaggaaagttacttttttgcatctatatttaGAGGTAGAAATatcatatctctatattttttcctataaataatAGAGACATAAATTGGAGTATTTTcatctctataatagaatttttctattttaggagaaaacataaagataaaaatatggATGGGTTGGAGATGGTGTAAAGATACATGATGGAAAGAGAAAGCTGAAAACAAAGCATAGCTCAGATCAATCAAATTGGATTTGCTTTTTACCTTAACCCCTTTTAAGACGCTAGGTGAAGCAACCCATCTCATCTTTAGTCTCCATTGTGTTGCTCGACTCATCCCTCACTTTGACTTTACAGCTACCCAATGAATCGAGGGCAGAGACTGAGACATATATTTACAGCATCTGGGCATCCCCAAAGTTAAAAGCTTTACCATATTCACATATTGACTTCACCAAGAAATATCATTTTTAGTTAGtagagtttgaaaaaaaaaaaaaccctagttTTCTCTCTGACCCGCAACCCTAGGCGCCGCTTCATAGCAATGGTCATTGACGCCGGCAGCGGCTCGGCTCGCCGGCGTCACCGCTTCCCCTCCTCACACTCTGTTCTCCTCGTCTCCATGTACCTCGTCTTGCTCTCTGTTTTGATTCCGGTGGCCCCTCCACCGAGAATTTCTCACTCACCATCAAGCACATGCTTGAAGTCCATCGTCTCTTCCGCCAGTCGCTCCTCCTCTCGTCATAGTTCCGTCCTGTCCTCCGCCACCACGTTTCAAACCTCAGCCACTAGTCCTATGCTTCCCCCAGATCTAGCGCCTCAGGGTTCAACCGCTCCCCTCATCATTGCCGTCTCTCCCACTTCTCCATCCCTCAGCACCGTGCCTCCTTGTACAAGCGGGGACACCAGGTCTACTCATCCCGAGCAGAGGCTCGCCAGATCTGGTCGTTTCTGTATCTCTAAAGCGCCTCCACCACTCCACACCGCCTCAGATCCCTTCACCGATGCCGTGACTCCGTCCTGCTGCTCCGTATCTTATTTAGACTACACCGTACATCAATGTCGTTCCGATTTAGTCTCCTTCATCATCGCTGCGAACCTTCGCCGCTCTAGACGAGGAGGCGTCTCTCACTCGTGTAGCATCGCGTCTTTTTCAGTTCGGAGTCCAGATCCGGCCACCGCCTCCGTCTTCAACCTGCGCATCTCACCAACCCTCGTCAGCTTCCTTGCGGGCTTTGATAATGATGTATTTGCATCTGTCATTGAGCCAACACTGCGTCAACGCCAAGTAATCTATAGAGATAAGCTTTTCCGAGTAGACCTTTTGTCATCTCCACCAATTGCAAGGTTATGTCCACTGCGTTTCAACCTCCTTCCTCACCTAGGAAGAGATATCGAAAAAGGTCAGTTCGCTCCTCCACTGCCATGTGCTCTCATTCCAACAAAGCGGAGGAACACTCCGAAGTATTGTGCAAGGAGACTCGACCGTTCCAAAACACTCTGCCTCTTACCCGACGTTACCTTAAACACGCTAAACCAGAACGAGTGCGATGTTAATATGCTCAGGTCTGTCTCGATTACTAATTATTGGCTTCGACACGGTAATGTTGAGGTCCAAGGTTTTGACCCGAGTAAACTGTTGAGTTCGTCATCAAACTCCATTGTCCTAAGCGTCCCTAAGAAGGCGAAACTAGCTTTAGAGATTCACCTAGTCTCGTTGAGAAGCTTTGTTGAGTTCAGAACTGATCCTACCAACTTCAGTGCCAAATCAAGTCAGATAGGACTTCTTCTTGGTGTTGCCCAAAGTCTTGGAGCTTCTCACCAAAAGCTCTTGTCGCGCAACAGTCCAACTGCTTCTTATTGGTGTATCAACGTCGATTTCGACTATCAGTTGTTCTTGCGAACAATCGCCTTAGGGATTAAGGTGAAACTTCTCTATGGGGTTTTTCATCTTGCTGAGCTTGACTCGCCTCTTATAGGCTTTATCCTTCTATGTTTCATAATGCTTTCTACTTTTGTTGTACCGTCGAGCATGTCTCCGGAATCATCTGCTTCAGTTGTAAACGTTCTTGCTCTTTGAGCTCTTTAATATAAGTCtcgtgttacaaaaaaaagttagtagAGTTTGTACGTCATCATCCCGGCCCATGGCGTTCAAGGGACCAAAAAAGAATAATGGGAGATCACATAATATCGACCTAGATCCAACGGTCAAGAATAATGATAGCATTAAgaagatataaaagatatttgatATACTGtacaacaatatttttgaaaaatatattcacCATTACCTATATTGTACTATTTTTACATtaatttatgaaattatttttactcATCTCTAAATAAATCATAGTAGGTGATTATTCCGTGCTCATGCACACggatataaataattataaattataataatttattaaaatttaaattattttataatttatatgtataaaatagtACTATGTTAATTTATTAGACATGTGATTTTGGATATAATATTTAgtatgtttaattattatttatgtatattggattttatttacttctttaaaatCGACCATAGtaattttttgttctaaataaattaaatttttatttgcatttagtttgGTTGTTATCTCATAtctgtaaatatatttttagtaagaTCATGTATACTTTAATATATGTTGTTTTgagaatcaaataaaaaaattaacgtTTTGATTAATAAGTTACatgaattaatataaatataatcttGTAAGAAGTCATGCCTGTATatggattttaaaaaagaactaaACTGTGAcaatttattaatatgtttgaGCAATTCCAtaatttaaatgtataaaattaataaaatattactataaataataacatattaatatttgagttagatatttgattttaggTATAAGAATTTGTGTTAGTCAAGTTAATCATTTTGTGGAttatattgagttacatatattttcttaatgttAAGAACATTAGTTTAGTTCTTCACTGTAAATGTGTAAGATTTAGGAAAAAGAATGTGTaagtttattttcataattttttgtataactgatatttgttttaaaaaacatttcttaaagtaaaactaaaaattttcaatatgaaggggcataaatgaaaataactaataaattttaaaaagatcatgaatgtatattaatatttaaaaaattatgtaaaataggTCTAtagtaaaaagaatatttttagtttcaCTTTCTAATATATGACTTATTTCTTAAAGTCAATttcaaaagaaatattatttaatatttctgAAATAAATACTTTTTGAGAAATCATGTTATGTAAGTaactttcaaaatttctttaGATATTTTCTTCAGTGTAGTACTGTAACTGAATAAAAGTTATAAGAAAATGTAAATGAAAACTACGaaagtaacaaaaaaatgtttatgcaaaaatgaataaaacatctcaataataataattatcaaatatttttgttcataTTTTGGTTTATGTTATTTACGTTACTTTTTGTAAGcatatgagaaaatatattgatATGTTATTTGGAAAAGATATGAAAGggaattatttttgtttttatttaaattactttttgtaaatatattttcgttttttttgtaaatattgtctttttattatatatatgtattttaaaaatatataaaaggaaaactaaaattttaattttaactgaaataaattaataattaaaaaaaaaatttaataatgacaatttgatatgatatgatatgtcAAAATTAGACTTTTCTTGAATAACAAAATGTTTGTCCTAAATTTGTTGCATAAAATGCATAAAATGAAATACCATAGAAAAGTCCTAATAAAATTAAAGactttgtgttcaaaaaaaaaaaaaggttaaagaCTTTCTGACAAttgtagaaaaaaataaactgaCACTAAACTATATGTGTGCACCAAGCTGAGCAAGTTGGGTTTGTGCTTAGGTTCGGGTTTTTGGATATATGGGTGTCGgtccaataattttttttgttttcggttttgtttttaatatctgATCAATATTAAATTCAATTTTATCGAAGCATAAAGATGTGATAATCATTTcctgataacaatttttgtaactCATTTTCTTCTTAATGTTCAATTTAATTGAGAAATAAAACTCTTAATTTCTAGACTATAAGATGGTCTAATTGTTTTTTGAacaagttataatttttttttgtcatcagctTATACAGATCCGTGAACCAAACCGGGAGATTTGCAttcatgtgaacgacgaaagacggttgcttCCTGACACTGCGTACTAGGCTATCCGTCTTTAAAttttgcgttcttggtacatagatgatctctgaTCGGATGAAATTTTCTTTCAGGATCTTGATATCTttcaaataacttgcaaaaactggtcattcttctggttccgaaaccatcttcaccaattgagaacaatacGTTACAAACGTAACCcgaaattgacgtaaattcttcatacattctaTTTCCCAGAGTAGCGCccccatctccgcatgaagaggagagagactaACCCGAACATTCCTCGCCTCCATCAGCCCATCAAATCCTTCTAGAGTGTTGAGCCAATCTTGTCCGGAAAAAATATCACCATTtttccaggaaccatctgtGAAACGCCATTTTCCTGGAATTGGCGGCAGGATCGTAACCGCTACATGTGGTACTGTCCTCTGTTCGTTCAATATTTGTGCCTTAGTCCAGAGTGTTGATTTTGTTTCTGCCAATTTAAGCGTATCCATGGGATCAATGTCCAGATTAATGAAAACTTTATTGTTCATACATTTCCAAA
The window above is part of the Brassica napus cultivar Da-Ae chromosome C3, Da-Ae, whole genome shotgun sequence genome. Proteins encoded here:
- the LOC106388605 gene encoding glutathione S-transferase F3; amino-acid sequence: MAAIKVFGHPASAPTMRVVLALHEKNLDFEFVHVDLMGGEHKKEAFLARNPFGQVPAFEDGDLKLFESRAITQYIAHRYEGQGTNLLPADSKNIAHYAIMAIGMQVEAHQFEPVAAKLVSEQVFKLKKGLTTDQAVVAEEEAKLAKVLDVYEARLKEFKYLAGDTFTLTDLHHIPTIKYLLGTPTKKLFTERPRVNEWVAEITKRPASQKILQ